A single region of the Deefgea piscis genome encodes:
- a CDS encoding pilin produces MNQTMKRAQQGFTLIELMIVVAIIGILAAVAIPAYSAYQAKAKATAGLAEVAAGKTAMEEKLNNGETVAAQTDIGLQAKTQNCTIAATGGADGVASIACTLINAPAAVNGKILTWARDAAGAWTCTSDGPADLMPKTCPGV; encoded by the coding sequence ATGAACCAAACTATGAAACGCGCCCAACAAGGTTTTACTTTGATTGAATTGATGATCGTTGTGGCGATTATCGGTATTTTGGCTGCAGTAGCGATCCCTGCATATTCTGCATACCAAGCTAAAGCCAAAGCAACTGCTGGTTTAGCTGAAGTTGCTGCAGGTAAAACAGCAATGGAAGAAAAACTAAATAATGGCGAAACAGTCGCAGCTCAAACAGATATTGGTTTGCAAGCAAAGACACAGAATTGCACCATTGCCGCTACAGGTGGAGCTGATGGTGTTGCTAGTATTGCATGTACACTTATTAATGCTCCAGCAGCAGTTAATGGCAAAATTTTAACTTGGGCGCGTGATGCAGCTGGTGCTTGGACTTGTACTTCGGACGGCCCTGCAGATTTGATGCCAAAAACTTGCCCAGGCGTTTAA
- the nrdG gene encoding anaerobic ribonucleoside-triphosphate reductase activating protein, translating into MNYDRYYTHDLINGPGIRVTLFVSGCQHACEGCYNPSTWDRKSGQAFTAEIEQKLLQACESHDGLSLSGGDPLHPANRDAILQLCQAFKQRYPEKNIWLWTGYVFEELQDLAIMQYIDVLIDGKFEQNAPTSQPWRGSSNQRLIELKNHRNRGGD; encoded by the coding sequence ATGAATTACGACCGCTATTACACGCATGATCTGATCAACGGCCCCGGCATCCGCGTGACGCTTTTTGTCAGCGGCTGCCAACATGCGTGCGAAGGTTGCTACAACCCATCGACATGGGATAGAAAATCCGGCCAAGCCTTCACCGCTGAAATCGAACAAAAACTACTGCAAGCCTGCGAATCACACGACGGCCTTAGCCTCTCCGGCGGTGATCCACTGCACCCGGCCAATCGGGACGCCATCCTCCAACTCTGCCAAGCCTTTAAACAGCGCTACCCCGAAAAAAACATCTGGCTCTGGACTGGCTACGTGTTTGAAGAGCTGCAAGACCTCGCCATCATGCAATACATCGACGTGCTCATCGACGGCAAATTCGAACAAAATGCCCCCACCAGCCAACCCTGGCGCGGCTCTAGCAACCAACGCCTGATCGAACTCAAAAACCACCGCAACCGTGGTGGTGATTAA
- a CDS encoding pilin, producing the protein MKIQAGLTLIELLVVIAIIGIIASIATNQYQQYLSQSKAMAAYTEIAAGKTNFIGHINNGETVSSVADIGLQSLTNHCAITVTAASIRCELQNTPSSLVNSTIVLNYDLIQDQWLCATTNMSADIRPKFCS; encoded by the coding sequence ATGAAAATACAAGCTGGCCTTACTCTAATTGAATTGTTGGTGGTGATTGCAATTATTGGCATTATTGCTTCTATCGCAACTAATCAGTATCAACAATATTTAAGCCAAAGCAAAGCGATGGCTGCGTATACTGAAATTGCTGCAGGAAAAACTAATTTTATTGGCCATATTAATAATGGCGAAACCGTTTCTTCAGTTGCTGATATTGGTTTGCAATCCTTAACCAATCATTGTGCTATTACGGTGACAGCGGCATCGATTCGTTGTGAATTACAAAATACGCCTTCGAGTTTAGTTAATTCAACCATCGTCCTCAATTATGATTTGATACAAGATCAATGGCTTTGCGCAACGACGAATATGTCGGCCGATATTAGACCTAAATTTTGTTCTTAA